Part of the Candidatus Omnitrophota bacterium genome, CCTCTCTATACCCTGCACGTTTATATTGATATATTTGATGGATAGGCTGGTCATTTTCTCCAAGGCGTTACGTACATTTTCCTGGGCCTTATTGGCTACTTCGGGTATGTTGGAGCCGTATTTTATCACGAGCGGAATTTCTACGCGTATCTCCTCGTTTTTGTCAATCTGGACATCAATAGCCGTTGCGGATTTTTGCCCGATTAATTCCAGTATTCCGCTTTTTAAGTCTTTGCCGATACGTTTTACGCCCTCAATTTCCACTGCCGCTAAAGACGCTATTGAGGCAATGACGTTTTTATGTATCCTGATTTTTCCTAAATCCGTTTGTGATTCTTCTTTATGCATTGCCCCCTCCTGCTTACGCCAGGCACGGCGAAATTATTCATTTTGCGGGATGTCTTTGTATTCTTCCTTTAGCATCTCTTGGACAAAATGGGTGGATATCTTTCCTTCCAAAAAGGCAGAATCTGCCAGCAGGCGCTGGTGGAAGGGTATGGTAGTTTTTATGGGGGAGATAGTAAATTCGTTTAACGCCCTTTGCATTATTCTTATTGCTTCCTGGCGCGTGCCGGCGTAAGTTATTAGTTTGGCGACCAGCGAGTCGTAGTAGGGTGAGATTTCGTATCCGGCGTAGATATGGGTATCCAGGCGTACGCCCGGCCCGCCGGGCAGATTAAGCGTTTCTATCCTGCCCGGGGAAGGCGAAAAGTTATTGGTATAGTCTTCGGCGTTTATCCGGCATTCTATCGCAGCACCCTTTATCTGGATATCGTCCTGTTGAAAAGAGAGCCTCTCGCCCGCGGCAACGCGGATTTGTTCTTTTATCAAATCCATCCCGGTTACCATTTCGGTTACGGGGTGTTCTACCTGTATCCGGGTATTCATTTCCATAAAATAGAAGTTGTTATTACTGTCTAAAAGAAATTCAATGGTCCCGGCGCCGACATAGTTTATTGCCTTAGCGCCCTTTACGGCTAATTCTCCCAGGCGTTTGCGTAATTTATTGTCCACTACCGGCGAGGGGGATTCTTCCAATAGCTTCTGGTGCCTTCTCTGTATGCTGCAGTCCCTCTCTCCGAGGTGCACAATATGCCCGTGTTTATCAGAGAGGATCTGTATCTCTATATGCCGGGGCCTCTCGACATATTTTTCTATGTAGACATTAGAGTTGCCGAAATTCGCTTCTGCCTCTGCCTGGGCGGTCATCAGGCTAGCCACTAACCTGATATCATTGTGGGCGATCCTCATCCCTTTTCCGCCGCCGCCGGCAGCCGCTTTTATAATTACGGGATAGCCTATTTTTTTAGCGGTCCTGATAGCCTCTTCTTTATTTTTTATTGCGGCAATGCTCCCGGGCACTATAGGCAGGCCCGTCTTTTGCATATTGGCGCGCGCTGCCATTTTGTCGCCCATGAGCCGGATATTCTCCGGGGTAGGCCCGATAAAAGTTATCTGGCAGGACTCGCAGATTTCCGCGAAATGCGGGTTTTCGGCAAGAAAACCGTATCCCGGATGTATCGCGTCTACATCGGTGATTTCCGCGGCGCTGATAATCGCGGGGATATTTAAGTAACTGCTGCTGCTTTGCGGCTTGCCTATGCAGATGGCCTCATCAGCAAAGCGCACATGCAGAGAATTCCTGTCCGCCTCGGAATATACAGCGACGGTACGGATGTCTAATTCCCGGCAGGCACGGATGACCCGCAGGGCTATTTCGCCGCGGTTGGCTATTAAGATTTTTGAAAACATCGGTTTAGATTATTAATTTTAGAGGGGTTCGATGAGAAACATCGGTTGCCCGAATTCTACGGGTTCGGCATTATCCGCGAAAATTTCCAGGACCTTACCCTTCACTTCCGATTTTATTTCGTTCATTAATTTCATCGCCTCGATGATGCAGATAACCTGCCCCGGCTCTATTACCTGGCCCACCTCAGCATAGGGCGGCGCTTCCGGAGAGGGCGCGCGGTAAAATGTCCCTACCATCGGCGCCTTTATTTCTATCGTTTTTCCCGTTGTTTTTTCTGTGGTTTCGTAGGATTCTTCTCTGGGGTGTTCACCCGATACGCGTGTCCTTTCCACTATTATCGGCTGGTTAGCTGCATCTATGCCTGCGGCGCCGGTCTTTTTTAACCTGATGCGCATGCCGTCTTTTTCAATTTCCAGTTCTACCAGGCCGTTTTCGTTCATCAGGTTGATCATTTCCTTTATTTCTTTGATATTCATAGGAAACCTCGTATTTTTATGAGTATACCCTTTCGATATACTCTCCTGTGCGGGTATCTACTTTTATTTTATCCCCCGTATCTATAAAAAGCGGTACCTGTATGTTTGCCCCGGTCTCGATTTGCGCCGGCTTTGTGCCGCTTTTTGCGGTGTCCCCTTTTATCCCGGGTTCGGTATGGATAATTTTAAACTCAATAAAATTCGGCAGGTTGATGTTTAAGGTTTCGTTTTTATAGAAATACCCCATAACTTCCAGGTTATCTTTTAAAAATTTTTTCTTATCACCGATACTGTCTTCGGAGATGGATATTTCTTCATAATTATCCTGGTCCATAAAATGGTATATAGTGCCGGAGAAATACTGATATTGCAGCTTTCTTTCTTCTATAAAAGCAGCATCTATTTTTTCATCTCCCCGGAAAGTTTTCTCCTGGATGCCGCCGTTCCTTAAGTTTCTTAATTTTGCCCGGACGAAAGCGGCGCCTTTACCCGGTTTTACATGCTGGGTTTCTATGACCAGGTATACTTCTGCGTCTACCAGTATAGTTAACCCTGACTTGACGTCATTTATCGAGAGGGCCACTTAAGACCTCACATCCTTTTTTGGTTACTAAAACTATATCTTCTAACCTTATGCCGAACCTGTGGGGTAAATAAATCGCCGGCTCAACAGTAAAAACCATCCCCGGATTTAATATGCCTTTTTCTTTGCTGGATATGCTTGGTTTTTCGTGGACCTCCAGGCCTATCCCGTGTCCTAAGGCATGACCAAAAAACCCGCCGTATCCTTTTCGGGTTATGTATTGGCGGGCAGCTGTATCGATTCCGCTTATAGGGACAGCCGGTTTTATTTTTTCTATTGCCTTATCTTGGGCCCGGCGGACTATATCGTAAACCTTTCTTACAGTAGGGGTTATTTTACCTAAAAAGAAAATCCTTGTCAAGTCAGATTTATACCCCGCATACTCAACGCCTATATCCACCAAGACATGCTCGTTATTTTTAATTTTTCTCTGAGAGGTGCGGTGGTGGGGAAGGCTGGAGTTGGCCCCGGCAGCGACAATAATCTCAAAGGCGCAACCCTGGGCGCCGCGATACCTGACGAAACGCTCTATTTCTGCGGCAATTTCAATCTCTCTCTTTCCGGCTGAAATAAAATTACGGATAAACTCAAACGCCTTTACAGTAATCTGGATCGCGGTTTTTATCTTTTTAATTTCTTCCTTATCTTTTACCTGCCGCAGCCCCTCTATTAAACCATGAGTGGGAATAAATTCATATTTTTTATTTAATTTTATTTTATCCTCTCTATCTTCAGCTAAAGGAGAGCGCCTTTCTTCAAATCCTATGCGCTTAAGGCCTAAGTCCTGACAGAGCCTAGGTATGATTCTCATGATCGGGCCATCGGCCTGTTTTACCGTTGCAATGTTCTTTAAACATGCCCTGGCTTCTTGGATATATCTAGAGTCTGTGATATAAATATTCTTTTGCCTGGATATTAAAAGGTGGGAATCACGGCTGGTGAAATCAGTAAGATAAGAGATGTTGGCGGGAGAAAAGACCAGCAGGGCATCTAGATTTTTTTCTTTTAATTTTGTATATATGTATTTTATACGTAAATTCATAAGATAGCATCAAAGTAAATCTATCAGTGCCTCCAGGCCCAGCAGGTAACTTTTAGCGCCAAAACCCAGTATTGTGCCTTTTACTACCGGGCTGATCAGGGATTTTTGCCTGAATTCTTCGCGGGAGTAAATGTTGGAGAGATGAACTTCTACCGCTAATATGTTTGCGGCTGCTATAGCGTCCCTGATGGCAACGCTGGTATGCGTATAGGCAGCGGGGTTTATTAGTAAGCCGGCGTATTTATTTTTCATCCTGCCGATTAAATCGACGATTTCTCCTTCGTGGTTAGACTGTTTTATGGCCAGGACTACCCCTCTTTTTTTAGCAATTTTTTGCAAGGCGCCATTTATCTGTTGGAGAGTTACTTTACCGTAGATACCGGGTTCCCTCTTACCCAATAAATCCAGGTTCGGGCCGTGGATTACGAGAATTTTTTTCATTTTATTAATCTTCTGCTTCGTCAATCAACATTATGGGGATATCGTCTTTAATAGGGTATTTCTTACCGCACTTTTTACAGACGATTTTGTTGTCTTTTAGTTCCACGTCTGCCTTGCAGGCAGGGCATGCCAGGATGTCTAATAATTCTTTGTCTATCATTTTGTCCCTCCTTGCGCTTGAGATATATACTGCATCCTTAATTCGTAAAGTATGTTTTCCAGGAAGTTTGCTTCTTCTGGCTTCAGGTTTCCTTTTGTTTTTTCTTTGAGCATCCCCAGGGTGTCAATAATGAATTTTGCCTGTATGAGGTTTTCTTCTTTTTTATTTGTCGCGGGGTTAGGGACCTGGCCTAAGTCAATGGATGCCTGAAGCGAAAGCGTAGTGACGAAGAAAATAAAATCCGGTTCGGGCGGAGCGGTTTTCCCTTCTTTCTTTAGGTTTTCTTTCTCTTTTTCCGCCGCTTCTTTCCAGCTCTCGTCGATATTTTTATTTAATTCGTCCATTGTTTTAGTATAAGATGATGCCGGCATAACCCACTACGCTAGTTTTATCCTGGGTTATATCGCCGCTGGTTTGATATTGTATGAGTTTGGCTTTTCTTGCGCCCAGCCTTTTGGCAGCAGAGATCATCGTGATCACCGGGGCATATCCGCACATTGATATATTTAAACGCCGCAGCGTATGCATAAGTTTATCCTCGTCTAATTCCAAAATCGCCTCTATAGCCTGGCTGTCTTTTTTTTGGGCCTCTTCCTGCGGTTCGTAGTGGGTCATATCAGAACTGGCTGCCAGAAGAGGTAAATCTTTAAGTTTAAGCCCCGTTATAGTATCGGCGATCTCGCTACCTATTTTTTTAAGAGTTTCTACTTCATCGGAGAGCAGGATAATAGGTACGATTTCCAGGTCGTTTCTGAAATATTGCAAGAAAGGCAGCTCTACTTCCAGGGAATGTTCATATGCATGGGCTAAGGGGTCTTCTTCTAAATATTGAGAATGCCGTAAAATTTCTTTTGCCAGGCCGCTATCTATTTTGACCTCACCTAACGGAGTCTGCCAGCTGCCTTCGGATACGATACTGAATTTCGCTCCGTAACCGGTATGGTTAGGCCCCAGGAGGATTACCTTTTTCCTTATATGAATATGCGAAATTGTCCGGGCTGCTACGGCTCCCGAATACATATAACCGGCATGCGGCAGGATACAACCAATGGCATCTGATTTAGCCGCTTTTTTATCAATAAGTGAGGCTATTTGTTCTTTGAGTTCTTTCGGGGAAGACGGATAAAATTGCCCTGCTACCGCAGGCGGCCTTAACTTAGATTTTTCCATGCCAGGCTTATC contains:
- the efp gene encoding elongation factor P, with translation MALSINDVKSGLTILVDAEVYLVIETQHVKPGKGAAFVRAKLRNLRNGGIQEKTFRGDEKIDAAFIEERKLQYQYFSGTIYHFMDQDNYEEISISEDSIGDKKKFLKDNLEVMGYFYKNETLNINLPNFIEFKIIHTEPGIKGDTAKSGTKPAQIETGANIQVPLFIDTGDKIKVDTRTGEYIERVYS
- the accB gene encoding acetyl-CoA carboxylase biotin carboxyl carrier protein, translating into MNIKEIKEMINLMNENGLVELEIEKDGMRIRLKKTGAAGIDAANQPIIVERTRVSGEHPREESYETTEKTTGKTIEIKAPMVGTFYRAPSPEAPPYAEVGQVIEPGQVICIIEAMKLMNEIKSEVKGKVLEIFADNAEPVEFGQPMFLIEPL
- a CDS encoding DUF1844 domain-containing protein, with protein sequence MPASSYTKTMDELNKNIDESWKEAAEKEKENLKKEGKTAPPEPDFIFFVTTLSLQASIDLGQVPNPATNKKEENLIQAKFIIDTLGMLKEKTKGNLKPEEANFLENILYELRMQYISQAQGGTK
- a CDS encoding aminopeptidase P family protein — protein: MNLRIKYIYTKLKEKNLDALLVFSPANISYLTDFTSRDSHLLISRQKNIYITDSRYIQEARACLKNIATVKQADGPIMRIIPRLCQDLGLKRIGFEERRSPLAEDREDKIKLNKKYEFIPTHGLIEGLRQVKDKEEIKKIKTAIQITVKAFEFIRNFISAGKREIEIAAEIERFVRYRGAQGCAFEIIVAAGANSSLPHHRTSQRKIKNNEHVLVDIGVEYAGYKSDLTRIFFLGKITPTVRKVYDIVRRAQDKAIEKIKPAVPISGIDTAARQYITRKGYGGFFGHALGHGIGLEVHEKPSISSKEKGILNPGMVFTVEPAIYLPHRFGIRLEDIVLVTKKGCEVLSGPLDK
- a CDS encoding Trm112 family protein, translated to MIDKELLDILACPACKADVELKDNKIVCKKCGKKYPIKDDIPIMLIDEAED
- a CDS encoding Asp23/Gls24 family envelope stress response protein, which produces MHKEESQTDLGKIRIHKNVIASIASLAAVEIEGVKRIGKDLKSGILELIGQKSATAIDVQIDKNEEIRVEIPLVIKYGSNIPEVANKAQENVRNALEKMTSLSIKYININVQGIERG
- the accC gene encoding acetyl-CoA carboxylase biotin carboxylase subunit → MFSKILIANRGEIALRVIRACRELDIRTVAVYSEADRNSLHVRFADEAICIGKPQSSSSYLNIPAIISAAEITDVDAIHPGYGFLAENPHFAEICESCQITFIGPTPENIRLMGDKMAARANMQKTGLPIVPGSIAAIKNKEEAIRTAKKIGYPVIIKAAAGGGGKGMRIAHNDIRLVASLMTAQAEAEANFGNSNVYIEKYVERPRHIEIQILSDKHGHIVHLGERDCSIQRRHQKLLEESPSPVVDNKLRKRLGELAVKGAKAINYVGAGTIEFLLDSNNNFYFMEMNTRIQVEHPVTEMVTGMDLIKEQIRVAAGERLSFQQDDIQIKGAAIECRINAEDYTNNFSPSPGRIETLNLPGGPGVRLDTHIYAGYEISPYYDSLVAKLITYAGTRQEAIRIMQRALNEFTISPIKTTIPFHQRLLADSAFLEGKISTHFVQEMLKEEYKDIPQNE
- the aroQ gene encoding type II 3-dehydroquinate dehydratase, producing MKKILVIHGPNLDLLGKREPGIYGKVTLQQINGALQKIAKKRGVVLAIKQSNHEGEIVDLIGRMKNKYAGLLINPAAYTHTSVAIRDAIAAANILAVEVHLSNIYSREEFRQKSLISPVVKGTILGFGAKSYLLGLEALIDLL
- the amrB gene encoding AmmeMemoRadiSam system protein B, translating into MEKSKLRPPAVAGQFYPSSPKELKEQIASLIDKKAAKSDAIGCILPHAGYMYSGAVAARTISHIHIRKKVILLGPNHTGYGAKFSIVSEGSWQTPLGEVKIDSGLAKEILRHSQYLEEDPLAHAYEHSLEVELPFLQYFRNDLEIVPIILLSDEVETLKKIGSEIADTITGLKLKDLPLLAASSDMTHYEPQEEAQKKDSQAIEAILELDEDKLMHTLRRLNISMCGYAPVITMISAAKRLGARKAKLIQYQTSGDITQDKTSVVGYAGIILY